In the genome of Euzebyales bacterium, the window GCGGGTCGCTCCACGGCGTCCAACGTGCTCGAGGACCTCGGCTACTTCGTCATCGACAACATGCCGCCGGAACTGCTCGCGAGGGTGATGGAGCTGGTCGCGGCCGGCTCGGCGATCGAGCGTGTCGCCCTCGTGGTCGACGTGCGCGGACGTCCGCTGTGGGGCGACGTGCAACCCCACATCGCGACGCTGCGGGCCCAGGGCGTGCCCCTGCGCCTGCTGTTCCTCGAGGCCGACGACGAGACCCTGGTCAAGCGCTACGAGGCGGCGCGCCGCCGCCACCCGCTGGCTCCGAGCGGCCGGATCGTCGACGGTATCCACAGCGAGCGCGCGCTGCTGACCGATCTGCGCGCCGAGGCCGACCTGATCATCGACACGAGCGCGACAAACGTCCACGAGTTGCGCACGCGGGTCAGCGACGCCTTCGGCGAGCACAGCCGCGCGATGGTCGTCAACGTGCTCAGCTTCGGCTTCAAGCACGGCACCCCCCGGGACGCCGATCTGGTGCTCGACGTGCGCTTTCTGCCGAACCCCCACTGGATCGACGAGCTGCGTCCGCTGACGGGTCGCGATGCGCCCGTGGCCGACTACGTGTTCGACCAGCCGCTCACCAAGGAGTTCGTCACGCGGCTGTTCGACCTGCTTGACGTGATGGTCCCGGGGTTCATCGATGACGGCAAGCGGTACCTCACGATCGCGATCGGCTGCACCGGTGGACGGCACAGATCGGTCGCGCTGGCCGAGCGGACCGCCGAGTTCCTCCGCCGGTTCGATGTCGTGGTGCAGGTCGATCACCGTGACTGCGAGCTGTGACGCCGCCGCGGGGCGTAGGGGGCGGCTGATGGGCGCGACGGCACGCCGGATCGTCGCCATCGGCGGTGGGCACGGCCTGTCGCGGGTGCTGCTGGCCTGCCGCCGGCTGGGCGTCGAGCCGACCGCGGTCGTCACGGTCGCGGACGACGGCGGGTCGAGCGGCCGGCTGCGCCGCGACCTGGGCATCATCGCGCTCGGTGACCTCCGCATGGCACTGCTGGCGCTCGCGCGGGCGGAGCCGCTGGCCGAGGTGCTGGCGCACCGCTTCGAGCGCGGGCACCTCGAGGGCCACGCGCTGGGAAACCTGCTCCTGGTGGCGCTGACCGAGGGCACGCACGGCGACGTCGTCGCGGCCCTGCGCCGTGCCGAGACGTTGCTGGACTGCGCCGGTTCGGTGCTGCCATCGACGCTCGAGCCGGTCCACATCGCCGCCCGCGTCGCGGGCACGCGGGTGAACGGGCAGGCGACGATCACCAGGACCCGGGGCCACCTCGAATCCATCTGGCTCGAACCGCACGACCCGCCGGCGTGCGCCGACGCCGTGGCCGCCGTCGAGGCCGCTGACGCGGTCGTGCTGGGCCCGGGCAGCCTGTACACGAGTGTGATCGTCAACCTCCTGGTGCCAGACCTGCGGAGGGCGGTGTACCTCACGGACGCGCGGCTCGTGCACGTCGCGAACGTCCACGCGCCGCCGGGGGAGAGCGCCCACATGTCGCTGGACGACCACATCGAGCAGCTCCACGTGGCGCTGGGAGGTCGCTGCATCGACGTGGTGGTCATGCACGACGGCCCGCGCCCGGAAGGCCCCGGCGGGCCGCTGCTCCCGATCACCGACCTCGACGGCGTGGCGGACGTCGTGACTGCCGACCTGCTGCCCCGCGACGACCGCGGCCGCGTCGGGGCGGCGGCGCACGACCCCGCCCGCCTCGCGCCTGCGCTGGACCGGGCGCTGGCAACGAGCCCGGGACCGGTGACCACACCGTCGTGACCCTCACGGCCGGTGTTCGTGCCGAGC includes:
- the rapZ gene encoding RNase adapter RapZ, producing the protein MTGVDATQPEVVVITGMSGAGRSTASNVLEDLGYFVIDNMPPELLARVMELVAAGSAIERVALVVDVRGRPLWGDVQPHIATLRAQGVPLRLLFLEADDETLVKRYEAARRRHPLAPSGRIVDGIHSERALLTDLRAEADLIIDTSATNVHELRTRVSDAFGEHSRAMVVNVLSFGFKHGTPRDADLVLDVRFLPNPHWIDELRPLTGRDAPVADYVFDQPLTKEFVTRLFDLLDVMVPGFIDDGKRYLTIAIGCTGGRHRSVALAERTAEFLRRFDVVVQVDHRDCEL
- the yvcK gene encoding uridine diphosphate-N-acetylglucosamine-binding protein YvcK — protein: MTASCDAAAGRRGRLMGATARRIVAIGGGHGLSRVLLACRRLGVEPTAVVTVADDGGSSGRLRRDLGIIALGDLRMALLALARAEPLAEVLAHRFERGHLEGHALGNLLLVALTEGTHGDVVAALRRAETLLDCAGSVLPSTLEPVHIAARVAGTRVNGQATITRTRGHLESIWLEPHDPPACADAVAAVEAADAVVLGPGSLYTSVIVNLLVPDLRRAVYLTDARLVHVANVHAPPGESAHMSLDDHIEQLHVALGGRCIDVVVMHDGPRPEGPGGPLLPITDLDGVADVVTADLLPRDDRGRVGAAAHDPARLAPALDRALATSPGPVTTPS